A genomic segment from Torulaspora delbrueckii CBS 1146 chromosome 3, complete genome encodes:
- the FPR2 gene encoding peptidylprolyl isomerase family protein FPR2 (similar to Saccharomyces cerevisiae FPR2 (YDR519W); ancestral locus Anc_1.28), translating to MQFLCWFLSIFAAIVAAGSLKELEIGITKKIPAEECHVKAKPGHTVDVHYTGYLRDNLKQFDSSYTRGTPISFKLGSGQVIKGWDQGLLGMCIGEERKIQIPSRLAYGARGIPGVIPQNADMIFDVKLVGIN from the coding sequence ATGCAGTTCCTTTGCTGGTTTTTATCTATTTTTGCTGCTATAGTTGCAGCAGGTTCGTTGAAGgagcttgaaattggtaTCACCAAGAAGATTCCAGCTGAAGAATGCCACGTCAAGGCTAAACCTGGACACACCGTTGATGTTCACTACACTGGCTACTTGAGAGATAATTTGAAACAATTCGACTCTAGTTACACCAGAGGAACCCCTATCTCTTTCAAGCTAGGTAGTGGTCAGGTTATCAAGGGCTGGGACCAAGGCCTGCTTGGAATGTGCATTGGAGAAGAACGTAAGATTCAAATCCCCAGTAGACTTGCCTACGGTGCAAGAGGTATACCTGGTGTCATTCCACAGAACGCTGATATGATTTTTGACGTCAAGTTGGTCGGTATCAATTGA
- the TDEL0C06770 gene encoding uncharacterized protein (similar to Saccharomyces cerevisiae SPS22 (YCL048W) and SPS2 (YDR522C); ancestral locus Anc_1.25), whose translation MKYSLFILPAIAAATAINFNNPQRLEIREKVATDRFRIFSDDEPVLPHNVQPYGNTDVLKRDKVEAYGSSKRNDSSDSLDPERFEKPSPISEFCKENDHFIENSGDMYNLQAQCDTILGNLHFKDYNDALIDFGKLRSVQGSIFIENCSALVKIEGHKLERIRQTFSLRSLTSLVSIDLSSLKDVRVINWKVLPILNEALISNEVNGLSSLTISDTALPIIEGFKNVEDVDVFEINNNRYLESVKANIKHVRQKLSVHANARETELEMPRLISAENITVRDTSSVYFPKLEEVGSSLEFIQNHFTELRISSLKTVGGTLGIIDNGNLKLANFNNVTDIQGGLMVANNTRLEKIDFFSKLRQIGGAIYFEGKFNDTDFPQLKLVKGSAFVKTNSGSMDCSKWTTPKSGRSIVRGGKISCISGRRQKAQSVSQDGSVLSETDSEYDDTSEFGNDNAGSGSFAGKAQSGSTIKKTPSILWILTASLIGALGHYFS comes from the coding sequence ATGAAGTATTCGTTATTTATCTTACCAGCGATCGCGGCAGCGACAGCAATTAATTTTAACAATCCTCAAAGGCTGGAAATACGTGAGAAAGTTGCCACTGATAGATTCAGGATTTTTTCAGATGACGAACCAGTTCTTCCCCATAACGTACAGCCATACGGGAATACTGACGTTTTGAAGAGGGACAAGGTTGAAGCGTATGGCAGCTCCAAAAGGAATGATAGTTCAGATTCATTAGATCCTGAAAGGTTCGAAAAACCAAGTCCTATCTCAGAGTTCTGTAAGGAAAATGACCatttcatcgaaaattCCGGTGATATGTACAATCTTCAGGCACAATGTGACACTATTCTGGGGAACCTTCATTTTAAAGATTACAACGATGCGCTAATTGATTTTGGCAAACTACGCAGCGTCCAAGGCAGTatttttattgaaaattgCTCTGCTCTGGTAAAGATCGAAGGTCATAAATTGGAAAGGATTCGCCAGACCTTTTCACTACGCAGTTTAACATCTTTGGTTTCAATTGACCTATCTAGTTTGAAGGACGTAAGGGTTATTAATTGGAAAGTTCTACCCATCTTGAATGAAGCACTTATCAGCAATGAAGTAAATGGCTTGTCAAGTCTCACAATATCTGACACTGCTTTACCCATTATCGAAGGTTTCAAGaatgttgaagatgtcgatgtctttgaaattaACAACAATAGGTATCTAGAGTCGGTTAAGGCAAATATAAAACACGTCAGACAGAAATTGAGTGTACATGCGAATGCCAGGGAAACTGAACTTGAAATGCCACGACTTATATCTGCTGAAAATATAACAGTGAGAGATACATCGTCAGTATACTTTCCTAAGCtcgaagaagttggaaGTTCATTAGAATTCATCCAAAATCACTTCACAGAGTTAAgaatctcttctttgaagaccGTAGGTGGTACCTTGGGTATCATCGATAATGGAAACCTAAAGCTTGCCAATTTTAACAACGTCACTGACATTCAAGGAGGCCTAATGGTTGCGAATAACACAAgattggaaaagattgatttcTTTTCCAAGCTGAGACAGATAGGCGGCGCCATATATTTTGAAGGCAAGTTTAATGATACTGACTTTCCACAATTAAAATTGGTCAAGGGTAGTGCATTCGTTAAAACAAATTCGGGAAGCATGGATTGTTCAAAATGGACTACACCAAAAAGTGGGAGGTCGATCGTTAGAGGAGGTAAGATAAGTTGTATCTCAGGTAGAAGACAGAAGGCTCAAAGCGTGAGTCAAGATGGTTCAGTTCTAAGCGAGACCGACTCCGAATACGATGACACCTCAGAGTTCGGAAATGACAATGCAGGGAGTGGATCATTCGCCGGTAAAGCCCAATCAGGTAGTACTATAAAAAAGACGCCAAGTATATTGTGGATTCTCACTGCTTCCTTGATTGGGGCTTTAGGCCACTATTTTTCATAG
- the EMC1 gene encoding Emc1p (similar to Saccharomyces cerevisiae YCL045C; ancestral locus Anc_1.29) has product MLLSFLAFWLRAFLVNGVFVEEAFETDWHLESLGHYECVLESPEQGALIILSSIDSKTLVSFVNETNGQLLHRQLWGSKTSDAMMLPDSNHYLLRDYDGKISVFDSSSGLQTTTYDASNVEFVSACDPKLTDVKVTTHSLQVLEAESKLEVLRVNVSSTLDTVVFFSTDYSSIVKVLYSTTDGKYVYQSLKNNEMLKEWIREDLNGEVIAHTFINLIDGSLQTISEELATEDAFQNVWEAYVFRVTTNWGRLRETLRESGYSIGKVLTKLMKLDSDAFGAGPDVVFGLAKLLVVATDRFVIEAFDVQNGKKVWRFDCGLKVVLLDYAEESNELRVFSKDGSYEIYDLSDAYSPQLKTQTSFDGGNVKSISSLKSNEFFVEFESGEEQVIFIGGDREKLGDTFITNHDSNGVYGHIVNKDGLLKETWKIELLDSEELVAFASRHEEPTATLGQTLGDRSVLYKYLYPNLAAYVTLNSQKGKMFVNLIDTVTGELLYSQSHDDKVDGDAPINIVFGEYWFVYSYFSAEPIPEQKLVTVELYESLEANKRVSNAVRKSNVLMRSHKPKVISAAYFFPEVIRRMTVSKGKFGITSKAIIMELESGQITYLAKEILSARRVEESKMTDDAKKEFMAMPYISTIPLNDQFIITHSRNLLMGQNSQLVSVATNLESTTIVCDIGHDIFCTKIYPSGQFDIMSPDFEKGKLLATIIGLVILCYFLRPSVEAAKLKKLWLVR; this is encoded by the coding sequence ATGCTATTAAGCTTTCTCGCCTTTTGGCTGAGAGCATTTTTGGTTAACGGTgtgtttgttgaagaagcattCGAAACCGATTGGCATTTAGAAAGCTTGGGCCATTACGAATGTGTGCTTGAAAGTCCTGAGCAAGGTGctttgatcattttatCGAGTATTGATTCAAAAACCCTGGTATCTTTCGTCAATGAAACTAATGGACAATTGTTGCATAGGCAATTGTGGGGTTCGAAGACATCGGATGCTATGATGCTACCGGACAGTAATCACTACTTGTTGAGGGATTACGATGGTAAAATTTCTGTTTTTGATAGCTCTTCGGGATTGCAAACTACCACTTACGATGCATCTAACGTCGAATTCGTCTCTGCATGCGATCCCAAACTGACTGATGTCAAGGTTACAACTCATTCGTTACAGGTGCTAGAAGCAGAATCTAAGCTAGAAGTACTTCGTGTGAATGTGTCTTCTACGCTTGATACGGTAGTTTTCTTCAGCACAGATTATAGCTCGATTGTCAAAGTTTTATACTCCACCACCGACGGGAAATACGTATACCAatcgttgaagaacaacgaAATGCTCAAGGAATGGATAAGGGAAGACTTGAATGGTGAGGTTATTGCCCATACTTTTATCAATCTGATCGACGGTTCTTTACAGACAATATCGGAAGAGCTAGCGACAGAGGACGCATTCCAGAATGTCTGGGAGGCATACGTGTTTAGAGTCACAACAAATTGGGGAAGGCTCAGAGAGACTTTAAGAGAGTCAGGATACTCGATCGGAAAGGTCTTGACTAAGCTTATGAAACTTGATAGTGACGCATTCGGTGCTGGTCCAGATGTGGTCTTTGGACTTGCAAAACTATTGGTGGTAGCTACGGACCGCTTTGTaattgaagcttttgatGTTCAGAATGGGAAGAAAGTTTGGCGTTTTGACTGCGGCTTGAAAGTTGTGCTGTTGGATTACGCCGAAGAATCGAACGAGCTACGTGTTTTTTCTAAAGATGGCAGTTACGAGATTTATGACCTTTCCGATGCCTACAGTCCTCAACTCAAAACACAAACAAGTTTTGACGGTGGTAACGTCAAGTCTATTTCATCCCTCAAGTCAAACGAATTCTTcgtcgaatttgaaagcGGTGAAGAGCAAGTTATTTTCATAGGTGGAGATCGAGAGAAATTAGGTGACACTTTTATTACTAACCATGATAGTAATGGTGTTTATGGGCATATTGTTAATAAGGACGGGCTATTGAAGGAGACTTGGAAAATTGAACTTTTGGATTCAGAGGAATTGGTCGCATTTGCTAGTAGACATGAGGAACCTACTGCCACTTTAGGTCAGACACTTGGTGACCGGTCGGTCTTATACAAGTATCTATATCCAAACCTGGCAGCATATGTCACATTGAACTCGCAAAAGGGTAAAATGTTTGTAAACCTCATCGACACTGTCACTGGTGAACTTTTGTACAGTCAAAGTcatgatgataaagttgatgGCGATGCCCCCATCAATATTGTGTTTGGCGAATACTGGTTTGTTTACTCATATTTTAGTGCTGAGCCTATCCCCGAGCAAAAGCTAGTTACCGTCGAGCTTTATGAATCGCTTGAGGCAAACAAAAGAGTGTCTAACGCTGTTAGGAAGAGTAATGTGCTCATGAGATCTCATAAACCCAAGGTGATCTCCGCAGCATACTTCTTTCCTGAGGTAATTAGACGAATGACAGTCTCCAAGGGGAAGTTCGGTATAACTTCAAAGGCCATAATTATGGAGCTTGAAAGCGGGCAAATCACTTATCTGGCAAAGGAAATTCTCAGCGCTAGACGTGTTGAAGAATCGAAAATGACTGATGACgccaagaaagaattcatGGCCATGCCTTATATCAGTACAATTCCTCTTAATGACCAGTTCATTATAACCCATTCAAGGAATTTGCTGATGGGTCAGAACTCACAATTAGTGTCGGTAGCGACAAATTTAGAGTCCACAACTATTGTTTGTGACATAGGCCACGACATTTTTTGCACTAAGATATATCCTTCGGGTCAATTTGACATTATGAGTCCAGACTTCGAGAAGGGAAAGCTCCTAGCGACGATAATCGGGCTAGTGATACTGTGCTATTTCTTGCGTCCATCTGTTGAAGCTGCAAAACTAAAGAAATTGTGGCTTGTGAGATAG
- the TDEL0C06720 gene encoding uncharacterized protein (similar to Saccharomyces cerevisiae PDI1 (YCL043C) and EUG1 (YDR518W); ancestral locus Anc_1.31), producing MLLNKKTLFHFATLLTSAVGVLAQEGAVAPEDSAVVKLTSETFEQFIKDNSLALVEFFAPWCGHCKTLGPQFVKAADALQEKDIPLAQVDCTEQQELCMSQGIRGYPSLKTFKDNDISNPRDYEGARSADAIINYMIKQTLPVVQNVESEKALNEIVQNATVPVIISNGASKLNETFYQIANKFSDEYIFASCPELKSELSLQLPGVAEPIVFNGDVKKAETDAEVLESWIKVEALPYFGEVNGSTFSSYLESGIPLAYFFYTDDEELKEYAPFFTELAKEHRGKLNFASLDSRKFGRHAESLNMREQFPLFAVHNVTSNLKYGLPQLAQEEFEKLTDTVKLETKHISKLVKDLLTGKAEPIVKSEEIPEVQESNVYKIVGKTHEDLINDNKKDVLVKYYAPWCGHCKRLAPIYEELANILASDKSAAKNFIIGEVDATLNDIQDVMIEGYPTIILYPAGKDAEPVLFNSQRDLDSFLSFLEENAGNKVDTAVVREAYEKELAAKEEAEDEEEDAEETAHDEL from the coding sequence ATgttgttgaacaagaagacttTGTTCCATTTTGCCACCCTTTTAACTTCCGCAGTTGGTGTTCTGGCTCAGGAAGGTGCTGTTGCACCAGAAGACTCTGCCGTTGTCAAGTTAACTTCTGAAACGTTTGAACAGTTTATCAAAGACAACTCTTTGGCTTTGGTTGAATTTTTTGCCCCATGGTGTGGTCATTGTAAAACCTTGGGCCCTCAATTTGTGAAGGCCGCTGATGCTTTGCAGGAAAAGGACATTCCTTTGGCTCAGGTTGACTGTACTGAACAGCAAGAGCTATGTATGTCTCAAGGTATCAGAGGTTatccatctttgaagactttCAAGGATAATGACATCAGCAACCCTAGGGACTATGAAGGTGCAAGATCTGCTGATGCTATCATTAACTACATGATTAAGCAAACTTTACCTGTAGTGCAGAATGTCGAGTCCGAGAAAgctttgaatgaaattgTACAAAACGCCACTGTTCCAGTCATTATCTCCAATGGTGCTTCTAAATTGAATGAAACTTTCTACCAAATCGCTAACAAGTTCTCCGACGAATATATTTTTGCCTCTTGTCCAGAATTGAAATCCGAGTTATCTCTTCAGTTGCCTGGTGTCGCTGAACCAATTGTTTTCAACGGTGACGTCAAGAAGGCTGAAACCGATGCTGAAGTCTTGGAAAGCTGGATTAAGGTCGAAGCTTTACCATACTTTGGTGAAGTTAACGGCAGCACCTTCTCCTCTTACTTGGAAAGCGGTATTCCTTTGGCTTACTTCTTTTAcactgatgatgaagaattgaaggaataCGCTCCATTCTTCACTGAACTCGCTAAGGAACACCGTGGTAAATTGAACTTTGCTAGCTTGGACTCTAGAAAGTTCGGTAGACATGCTGAAAGCTTGAACATGCGTGAACAATTCCCATTGTTTGCTGTTCACAATGTTACTAGCAACTTGAAATACGGTTTGCCACAATTAGCACAAGAGGAGTTTGAGAAACTGACCGATACCGTCAAATTGGAAACCAAGCACATCAGCAAATTAGTCAAGGACCTACTGACTGGTAAGGCTGAACCAATAGTCAAGTCGGAAGAGATCCCAGAAGTTCAGGAATCTAACGTTTACAAGATCGTTGGTAAGACCCACGAAGATCTAATTAACGACAACAAGAAGGACGTCTTGGTCAAATACTACGCTCCATGGTGTGGTCACTGTAAGAGATTGGCTCCAATCTACGAGGAGTTGGCTAACATCTTGGCCTCTGACAAGAGCGCCGCAAAgaacttcatcatcggTGAAGTTGATGCCACACTTAACGACATCCAAGACGTCATGATTGAGGGCTACCCAACCATTATCTTGTACCCAGCCGGTAAGGATGCTGAGCCAGTGTTGTTTAACTCCCAAAGAGACTTGGActctttcttgtctttCCTAGAGGAAAATGCTGGTAACAAGGTCGATACAGCTGTCGTTCGCGAAGCTTACGAGAAGGAATTGGCTGCTAAGGAAGAAGCCGAAGACGAAGAGGAGGATGCCGAAGAGACCGCCCACGATGAATTGTGA
- the MGR1 gene encoding Mgr1p (similar to Saccharomyces cerevisiae MGR1 (YCL044C); ancestral locus Anc_1.30) gives MALYTPPGKSPSRPQAKENENDKKDDPKDDISKFYVRPSLGLRLWGPLVPASDNKVGLWSLIGIQSAVGIFCMYRIRRLRGSLNTVRKNIADIPSLNRFSTTQGELVMPPPSLTGSAPTTFTAGHGVQKASYGGTAFGGASSFFKSSSKENGKSGFKFASFMTFKQVIYLLTGTLLLSQSLLEACRLTILKYDPWAEEARSVRDKKFFNDIIKFYHEGIDPTKVRVKDASSGNVMPTNIPEVKQSVALVRAQAEAENPIIKWYGPLEYKPMSFSEYLDKLEYHLEMIVFLQEDKKAKETAMEIMHKITYSATEVEELGKKNVENRKKAYELVTNAHKGSIPLSDKVQTYPMRGVLMETDNQSPEDFDLEEMWNLYDPWMNLALDTSLSIKFLPTVTTASESSEKSTEWRESIDESGREAD, from the coding sequence ATGGCGTTATATACACCACCAGGAAAATCTCCGTCACGGCCACAAGCTAAGGAGAATGAGAATGACAAGAAAGACGATCCTAAGGACGATATTAGTAAGTTTTATGTGCGACCTAGTCTTGGACTTAGGTTATGGGGTCCATTAGTGCCAGCTTCGGATAATAAGGTTGGATTATGGTCTTTAATTGGCATTCAAAGTGCTGTTGGAATATTTTGCATGTACAGGATAAGGAGGCTACGTGGCTCTTTGAACACTGTACGGAAGAACATAGCGGACATCCCTAGTTTGAATCGATTCTCTACGACACAAGGTGAATTGGTAATGCCGCCTCCATCATTGACGGGAAGTGCGCCTACAACTTTTACTGCCGGCCATGGGGTTCAAAAAGCTTCATACGGTGGTACAGCTTTTGGCGGTGCCtcatcattcttcaagagttcgAGTAAGGAGAACGGCAAATCAGGCTTCAAGTTTGCGAGCTTTATGACTTTCAAACAGGTGATATATCTGCTTACCGGTACACTCCTACTCTCACAATCTTTATTGGAAGCTTGTAGGCTCAccatcttgaaatatgaTCCTTGGGCTGAAGAGGCAAGGAGCGTACGTGAcaagaagttcttcaatgatataATAAAGTTTTACCATGAAGGGATTGACCCCACAAAGGTCAGAGTCAAGGATGCATCTAGTGGTAACGTTATGCCCACCAATATTCCAGAAGTGAAACAGAGTGTTGCACTGGTAAGGGCTCAGGCCGAAGCTGAAAATCCAATTATCAAATGGTATGGGCCTCTGGAGTATAAACCAATGTCCTTCTCTGAGTACCTCGATAAGTTAGAATATCATCTAGAAATGATCGTTTTTCTACAAGAGGATAAAAAAGCAAAAGAAACTGCGATGGAGATCATGCATAAGATTACTTACTCAGCTACAGAGGTTGAGGAACTCGGGAAGAAAAATGTGGAAAATAGAAAGAAAGCCTATGAACTAGTTACCAATGCTCACAAAGGTTCTATTCCTTTATCAGACAAAGTACAGACCTACCCAATGAGGGGCGTCCTCATGGAAACTGATAATCAAAGCCCTGAAGATTTTGACCTCGAAGAGATGTGGAACCTTTATGATCCGTGGATGAATTTGGCCCTCGACACGTCTCTAAGCATAAAGTTCTTACCAACAGTCACCACGGCTAGTGAATCGAGCGAAAAGTCTACAGAATGGCGTGAATCGATAGATGAGTCTGGGCGTGAGGCTGATTGA
- the GRH1 gene encoding Grh1p (similar to Saccharomyces cerevisiae GRH1 (YDR517W); ancestral locus Anc_1.32), translating to MFRIAKNLVRTLEQSVQETLSLSGDNNQLDAFFQSIPPNLLLSQSYSHSQQDPDQAQKPVQQQHRHRFNEVVSGLRVVYVDETQLQLQSYFDYIVGINDDAVPMISNQHGYFYPDYYRITQIFNSSANSTLKLNVWSAKGGTFRDEYMSILSKDEAKLEDVSLSSGSMKESERAFQRLGFKVQWSPLIAATFTYHVLNVTSHAGPAAQSGLIPDEDYIIGCQDGLLATGGENLLQDIARSRANHDLQLYVYNMVHDCVRPITVHIGGDGRLGCNVGYGFLHRIPTVIKNTQETDQQQQFQTLSEPVTDLEPTSSSTFVPSALAPPTTSKKPASKKKHIAAPAQETSMSDYFSEGKDQSARPTSTPKQQEGDSAVPPPPISARKTTDA from the coding sequence ATGTTTAGAATTGCCAAGAACCTGGTTAGGACCTTGGAGCAAAGTGTACAAGAGACATTGTCGCTGTCCGGGGATAATAACCAGTTGGACGCTTTCTTTCAGTCGATTCCTCCAAACCTACtactttctcaaagttaCTCGCATTCACAACAGGATCCGGACCAAGCACAAAAACCAGTACAGCAACAACATCGCCATCGATTCAATGAGGTCGTTTCAGGGTTAAGGGTTGTTTACGTGGATGAAACTCAACTGCAATTGCAGTCGTATTTCGACTATATCGTTGGTATCAACGATGACGCTGTACCTATGATAAGCAATCAGCACGGATACTTTTACCCCGATTATTACCGAATAACGCAGattttcaattcctctGCTAATagcactttgaaattgaatgTGTGGTCCGCTAAGGGTGGAACTTTCAGAGACGAATACATGTCGATCTTGTCGAAAGATGAAGCCAAGTTAGAAGATGTTTCGTTGTCATCAGGATCTATGAAGGAGTCTGAACGTGCATTTCAGCGCTTGGGATTTAAAGTTCAATGGTCACCGCTGATTGCGGCCACTTTCACGTACCACGTCTTGAACGTTACCTCTCATGCGGGTCCGGCTGCTCAGTCTGGTCTGATACCAGACGAGGACTATATAATTGGCTGTCAGGATGGGCTTTTAGCAACTGGTGGTGAGAACTTACTCCAGGACATCGCCAGGTCGCGCGCTAACCACGACCTGCAACTCTACGTCTACAACATGGTCCATGACTGTGTGAGGCCTATAACAGTGCACATCGGAGGAGATGGCAGGCTCGGTTGCAACGTCGGATATGGATTCTTGCATCGTATCCCAACAGTGATAAAAAATACTCAAGAAACCGACCAGCAGCAGCAATTTCAGACCCTAAGTGAGCCAGTCACAGATTTAGAACCAACTTCCAGCTCTACGTTTGTTCCAAGTGCCCTGGCACCACCTACCACGTCTAAAAAGCCAGCATCGAAAAAGAAGCACATCGCAGCACCCGCGCAAGAAACTTCAATGAGTGACTATTTCAGCGAGGGTAAAGATCAATCAGCAAGGCCCACTAGCACTCCAAAACAACAGGAGGGCGACTCAGCAGTCCCACCACCTCCCATCTCGGCTAGAAAAACCACTGATGCCTAA
- the SPS1 gene encoding putative serine/threonine protein kinase SPS1 (similar to Saccharomyces cerevisiae SPS1 (YDR523C); ancestral locus Anc_1.24) has product MKMTIDECECSHPSSLYSIKQCVGRGNFGDVYKACEKVSGKVVAVKVVNLEHTDEDINLLAQEIFFLAELKSPYITNYITTMTEDVSMWIIMEYCGGGSCADLLRNIYNCGLPESKSAYITREVLKGLEYLHEQKKIHRDIKAANILLTDEGKVKLGDFGVSGQIRATLKRGTFVGTPFWMAPEVVSKDSDGYDEKADIWSLGITVYELLKGSPPLYKCDPMKVMVNLPKRKPPVLHGHYSSAAKHFVASCLVKNPKNRPSAVELLNSEFVTNLQISDLKSDVEFVKKKKSKDDYRRTPKFSLQEKLYNGSVSSLRWDFNTISSTKRKIISTTIRDQASPDTPRSPLSSNMNSPFQAQDQAITPITNATSPSFRNYNKHYEVGTPMEIDFESPNLQDMKPKGFDYLKNVVSHTFNRMYERAHDDETRMHVDQMLDRFISTESKIPGFSEVFVEEISLRLDSIKRYLAK; this is encoded by the coding sequence ATGAAGATGACTATTGATGAGTGCGAATGCTCACATCCATCCAGCTTATATTCCATCAAGCAATGTGTTGGAAGAGGTAACTTCGGCGACGTTTATAAGGCTTGTGAAAAGGTATCTGGCAAAGTCGTCGCCGTAAAGGTTGTGAACCTGGAACATACCGATGAAGATATAAACCTTCTGGCACAAGAGATATTTTTTTTAGCAGAGTTGAAGTCCCCGTACATTACTAACTACATTACCACGATGACCGAGGACGTTTCCATGTGGATTATTATGGAATACTGTGGAGGCGGTTCGTGCGCAGATCTGTTAAGGAACATTTATAATTGTGGGTTACCAGAGAGCAAATCAGCCTACATCACGAGAGAAGTTTTAAAGGGTTTAGAGTACTTACATgaacagaagaagatccaCCGTGATATTAAGGCGGCTAATATCTTATTGACAGATGAAGGTAAAGTGAAGCTAGGCGACTTCGGAGTAAGCGGTCAAATTAGGGCGACATTGAAGAGGGGTACTTTTGTTGGGACTCCGTTCTGGATGGCTCCAGAAGTGGTTTCCAAGGATTCGGATGGGTATGACGAAAAAGCTGATATTTGGTCCCTCGGTATTACCGTCTATGAATTGTTAAAAGGCTCACCGCCATTGTATAAATGTGATCCAATGAAAGTGATGGTTAATCTACCCAAAAGGAAGCCACCGGTGCTGCATGGCCATTACTCGAGCGCTGCAAAACATTTCGTTGCATCATGTCTTGTGAAAAATCCAAAGAATCGTCCCTCAGCTGTCGAGTTGCTAAATTCTGAGTTTGTTACGAATTTACAAATTTCAGATTTGAAGAGCGATGTAGAGTTtgttaagaagaaaaaatctaAGGATGACTATCGCAGAACTCCTAAGTTTTCATTGCAGGAGAAATTATACAATGGATCTGTTAGCAGCCTGCGCTGGGACTTCAACACGATCTCGAGTACAAAACGCAAAAtcatttcaacaacaattcGAGATCAGGCAAGTCCTGACACACCCAGAAGTCCACTCTCGTCTAATATGAATAGTCCATTTCAGGCGCAAGATCAAGCTATTACTCCAATTACTAATGCTACATCACCCTCTTTCAGGAACTATAACAAGCACTATGAAGTGGGCACACCTATGGAGATAGATTTTGAATCTCCCAACCTCCAGGACATGAAGCCAAAGGGATTTGATtacttgaaaaatgttGTTTCCCACACTTTCAACCGTATGTATGAACGTGCGCATGACGATGAGACGAGAATGCATGTCGATCAAATGTTAGATAGGTTCATTTCGACAGAATCGAAAATTCCCGGTTTCAGTGAGGTATTTGTCGAAGAGATATCACTGAGGTTAGACTCTATAAAAAGATATTTAGCTAAATAG
- the POF1 gene encoding nicotinamide-nucleotide adenylyltransferase (similar to Saccharomyces cerevisiae YCL047C; ancestral locus Anc_1.27), with amino-acid sequence MQRSDNGFLNAYKSFINDKREAFDIIYNREVLEKPEVLLVLDSSFNPPHWGHYTLVKKGLELYHQKSTQVLLLLSVNNADKAPKPASFDKRMEMMCLLADMMHEDGIAVSVGITAHGKYVDKFNVLRGFYKHTGIMSFLVGFDTLVRIFDAKYYSPQLPAEALRDFMSSTELCCLTREGEHPSKTQLEYASDIINGAYEPMIPRNWGEKIHIMENDERFESVSSSAIRKAVLAGCSFETLEKLTPSAIAKYIAASKDHIF; translated from the coding sequence ATGCAACGATCTGACAATGGGTTTCTTAATGCCTATAAATCATTTATCAATGACAAGCGGGAGGCCTTTGATATAATATACAACCGGGAAGTGCTAGAGAAGCCCGAAGTTTTGCTAgttcttgattcttccttcaatCCTCCCCATTGGGGACATTACACACTGGTAAAGAAAGGCTTGGAGCtatatcatcaaaaatCAACTCAAGTCCTTCTTTTATTATCAGTGAATAATGCTGATAAGGCTCCAAAGCCAGCTTCGTTTGATAAAAGAATGGAAATGATGTGTTTACTCGCAGATATGATGCATGAAGATGGTATTGCTGTTTCGGTTGGGATAACTGCTCATGGGAAATACGTTGACAAGTTCAATGTATTGAGAGGCTTCTACAAGCACACAGGAATCATGTCCTTTTTAGTTGGGTTTGATACTCTGGTGAGGATCTTTGATGCCAAATATTATAGCCCTCAACTTCCTGCTGAAGCGTTGAGAGATTTCATGTCGTCAACTGAGTTATGCTGCTTGACTCGAGAAGGTGAACACCCCTCCAAGACCCAGCTTGAATACGCTTCGGACATCATAAATGGTGCATACGAGCCCATGATACCTCGCAACTGGGGTGAGAAAATTCACATAATGGAGAATGACGAACGGTTTGAATCTGTTTCATCATCTGCCATTAGGAAGGCCGTATTGGCCGGCTGTTCTTTTGAAACGTTAGAGAAATTGACGCCTTCAGCAATTGCTAAATACATAGCCGCTTCGAAAGACCACATATTCTAA